Within the Plesiomonas shigelloides genome, the region GCCACACCACTTTGATTGATTGCCAGCCACTGCAGCAGATGCACACCGTGGAGCAAAATCTGGCTATCTTAGCACCACTACAACTGCCCACACAGAACGCACAAGTCACCATGGCGTATGCGCCTACCGATAGTGCCAAGGTTGTCGAACGCTGCCACGACTTAGGGATTGATAAGCCGTATGTGGTGATCCAGCCTTCTGCACGCTGGTTTTTTAAATGTTGGCAAAATGCTCGCTTTGCCGAAGTCATCGATGCGCTCCAGCAAGATGGTTATGCTGTTATTTTAACCAGTGGTCCTGATGCCCGTGAACAGCAGATGGTGCAGGAGATCCAAGCCCTGTGCCGACAGGGGCAGCCTTATAGCCTCTCCGGCCAACTGACCTTACCTCAGCTCGCCGCCCTAATTGACCGCGCCGCGCTGTTTATCGGTGTTGATTCCGTGCCAATGCACATGGCCGCGGCGCTACAAACGCCGCTGATCGCCCTATTTGGACCGACTAAACTACACTTTTGGCGTCCGTGGCAAGCCAAGGGGAAAGTATTCTGGGCCGGAGATTACGGCACCTTGCCAGATCCGGACAGCATTGATACCCACACCGAACAACGTTATCTGGATCTGATCCCCAGTCAAGATGTGATCCAGGCAGCCAGAGAGCTTTTACATGGATAATTTCCGCCTTGCCCTCGTCCGGCAAAAATACCGTCCTGATGGCGGCGCTGAACGCTTTGTGGCACGCGCCCTGACCGCGTTATCAGGACAAAACATCGAACTGAATGTGATCACCCGCCAGTGGAATGATGCCGTCAATCCTAACTGGCACATTCACATCTGTAATCCCCCGAAATGGGGCCGGATTAGCCGCGAACGTGGATTTGCCCATGCTGCGCGGGCGCTGTGGACACAGCAAGGCTTTGATTTGGTGCAAAGCCATGAGCGCATTCCCGGTTGTGGCTTATACCGAGCAGGTGATGGCGTCCATCGTCGCTACTTAGAACAGCGTTGTCGTACCCTGCCCGGCTGGCGCGGCAAACTGCTGTACGCCGACCCCTATCATCGCTATGTACTGCAAGCCGAGCGTGAGATGTTCACTGCACCAGAGCTGCAAGCGGTGATTTGTAATGCCGAAATGGTCAAACGAGAAATTATGGCCGATTTTGGGGTGGCGGATGAAAAAATCCACGTGATTTACAACGGCATTGATAGCACGCGCTTCGTGCCCGCCACCGAGCTACAACGCCAACAAGCCATAGCCCACTTAGGGCTGCCAAGTGAGCCTAGCTATCTGATTTACGTCGGCTCCGGCTTTGAGCGCAAAGGGCTCGCTACCGCTATCGCCGCGCTACAAGGCAGTCAACGGCATCTGTTGGTGATTGGTAAGGACAAAGCCGAACAACGTTACCGCGCCCTCGCGCGCAGCTTGGGCCTTGAGCATCAAGTTCACTTTTTCGGTATGCAGCGCGATGTCTTAGCTTTTTACCACGCAGCCGATGCATTGTTACTGCCAACACGCTATGACCCGTTCCCTAACGTGATCCTCGAGGCGATGGCCTGCGGTTTACCGGTCATCACCAGCACGCATTGTGGTGGCGCCGAATTTATTCAAAACGGCCAACAGGGTTTTGTGACCGATGCGTTGGATACCGCCGCGATTCAAGAAGCCATCAGCCAATTACCGCCGCGAGCGCTCGGCTCAAACATGGGTGAGGCCGCACGCCAGCAAATACTGGATTGTTCACCACAAAAGATGTCCGAAAAGCTGATCAACTTGTACCGGGAGCTGCTACATAAATGAGCCAGAATATTCTGTTTATTATTGATGGCTTACCGGGGGGCGGCGCCGAACGTGTGGTGCTGACCTTAGCCGAAGGCATGTTGGCGCAAGGGCATAAAGTGACGCTGATTTCCCTGCGCGATGTGTGTCACTACTCTCTTCCCGTAGGCCTTAACTATCAGGTCGTAGCGGATCAGGCGCGCGGCCCACTGCGCAAACTTGGTGAATTGCGCCGCCGTGCCAAACAGCTGGATCATGCCATTACCCAGCTACAAGCGGATTTGGGGGTCTTTGATCGCGTATTTTCCAATTTGCCGAAAACTGACCGAATTGTATCTCTTTGTCATAGCCTACAACCGCAACAGCTATGGTTCTGCATCCATAGCATGCTTTCTCTGTCTTATCTGGCACACAAGCAAGGCTTCGCCCATTGGTGGAAGCGGTGGCGCATGGCCAGAACCTATCAACATAAGCAGTTAATCGCCGTCTCCCAAGCAGTGCTGGATGACTTATGCCAAGA harbors:
- the rfaQ gene encoding putative lipopolysaccharide heptosyltransferase III — encoded protein: MPNSAHTTESARQAHSDSIERILVIKLRHHGDMLLLTPVINTLHDNYPSAQIDVLLYSETQPMLAQHPAIYTLRVIDRQWKKLGVRRQLAEEFALLRQLRRQRYDLVLNLADQWRSAILTAVTGAPQRIGLDLPKRRGWLWSHCHTTLIDCQPLQQMHTVEQNLAILAPLQLPTQNAQVTMAYAPTDSAKVVERCHDLGIDKPYVVIQPSARWFFKCWQNARFAEVIDALQQDGYAVILTSGPDAREQQMVQEIQALCRQGQPYSLSGQLTLPQLAALIDRAALFIGVDSVPMHMAAALQTPLIALFGPTKLHFWRPWQAKGKVFWAGDYGTLPDPDSIDTHTEQRYLDLIPSQDVIQAARELLHG
- a CDS encoding glycosyltransferase family 4 protein, encoding MDNFRLALVRQKYRPDGGAERFVARALTALSGQNIELNVITRQWNDAVNPNWHIHICNPPKWGRISRERGFAHAARALWTQQGFDLVQSHERIPGCGLYRAGDGVHRRYLEQRCRTLPGWRGKLLYADPYHRYVLQAEREMFTAPELQAVICNAEMVKREIMADFGVADEKIHVIYNGIDSTRFVPATELQRQQAIAHLGLPSEPSYLIYVGSGFERKGLATAIAALQGSQRHLLVIGKDKAEQRYRALARSLGLEHQVHFFGMQRDVLAFYHAADALLLPTRYDPFPNVILEAMACGLPVITSTHCGGAEFIQNGQQGFVTDALDTAAIQEAISQLPPRALGSNMGEAARQQILDCSPQKMSEKLINLYRELLHK